The Geothrix sp. genome has a window encoding:
- the dxr gene encoding 1-deoxy-D-xylulose-5-phosphate reductoisomerase, with amino-acid sequence MRAIALLGSTGSIGTSTLAVVQAHPERLRVVALAAGRNRELLKDQCETFRPRCVSVGSREDADWLRSALSYRPEVHWGDEGLLACALHAEADTVVAAIVGSAGLASTEAALRAGRRVCVANKESLVVGGALMHEAALAGGGELLPVDSEHAALHQLLDGRDPASIREVRITASGGPFRDWPLARIQAATIEEALNHPTWKMGPKITIDSATLMNKGLEVIEASVLFGLRADQVAVTVHPQSQVHAMVGFHDGSYQLQVCANDMKLPIQYCLLYPDKQPGPVAPYPWEEARAWTFEAPDLDRFPCLGLAFEALREGGTAPALLNAANEVAVAAFLQGRLGFWDIQACNRDTLSRLPAEPLGSLPQVLDADQAARRHAEGWVRART; translated from the coding sequence GTGAGGGCGATCGCCCTCCTCGGCTCCACCGGGAGCATCGGCACCTCCACGCTGGCGGTGGTGCAGGCCCACCCCGAGCGGCTCCGCGTGGTGGCGCTGGCCGCGGGACGGAACCGGGAGCTGCTGAAGGACCAGTGCGAGACCTTCCGACCGCGCTGCGTGTCCGTGGGGTCCAGGGAGGATGCGGACTGGCTGCGGTCCGCCCTTTCCTACCGGCCGGAAGTCCATTGGGGTGACGAGGGCCTCCTGGCCTGCGCCCTCCATGCCGAGGCCGACACGGTGGTGGCGGCCATCGTGGGCAGCGCCGGGCTGGCCAGCACCGAGGCCGCGCTCAGGGCCGGGCGCCGGGTCTGCGTGGCCAACAAGGAGTCCTTGGTGGTGGGCGGCGCCCTCATGCACGAGGCGGCCCTGGCCGGCGGGGGGGAGTTGCTGCCCGTGGACAGCGAGCATGCGGCCCTGCACCAGCTGCTGGACGGGCGCGACCCGGCCTCCATCCGCGAGGTGCGCATCACCGCCAGCGGCGGTCCCTTCCGCGACTGGCCCCTGGCCCGCATCCAGGCCGCCACCATCGAAGAGGCCCTCAACCATCCCACCTGGAAGATGGGACCCAAGATCACCATCGACAGCGCCACCCTCATGAACAAGGGTCTGGAGGTCATCGAGGCCTCCGTCCTGTTCGGCCTCCGGGCGGACCAGGTGGCCGTCACCGTGCATCCCCAGAGCCAAGTGCATGCGATGGTCGGCTTCCACGACGGCAGCTACCAGCTGCAGGTCTGCGCCAACGACATGAAGCTGCCCATCCAGTACTGCCTGCTCTACCCGGACAAGCAGCCGGGCCCCGTGGCGCCCTACCCCTGGGAGGAGGCCCGCGCCTGGACCTTCGAGGCCCCGGATCTGGATCGCTTCCCCTGCCTGGGGCTGGCCTTCGAGGCCCTGCGGGAGGGCGGCACCGCCCCGGCCCTCCTGAATGCCGCCAACGAGGTGGCCGTGGCCGCTTTCCTCCAAGGGCGCCTCGGATTCTGGGACATCCAGGCCTGCAACCGGGACACCTTGTCCCGGCTCCCCGCAGAACCCCTGGGGTCGCTCCCCCAAGTGCTGGATGCAGACCAGGCCGCGAGGCGTCATGCTGAAGGATGGGTCCGAGCCCGGACCTGA
- a CDS encoding phosphatidate cytidylyltransferase encodes MERTTPKVDTKNMTVRVSTALVFGVFFFSLLWLGDRPWAPWTYLALMALATVMGVRELTLMARVRGFNPSLVTGSLVGCGILAHFFLATGSHDPLPLWLVFAAGALVIHFGALFFDPKLEEALPSQAITWLGALYLGFGLGFQQKLFMLQGTLPKTGSRLILALFIITWFGDTAAYFVGSYFGRRKLAPKVSPKKSWEGAFGNLGGNLLGAFLMQATVCPEWSLVDVVSLGLLLGIAGQLGDLVESTWKRSAGVKDSCVGVSIPGHGGILDRVDSLVFAAPVLYAYVHFVHGFN; translated from the coding sequence CTCTGGCTCGGCGACCGGCCCTGGGCCCCCTGGACCTACCTGGCCCTCATGGCCCTGGCCACCGTCATGGGCGTGCGCGAGCTGACCCTCATGGCCCGGGTGCGGGGCTTCAACCCCTCCCTGGTCACCGGATCCCTGGTGGGCTGCGGCATCCTGGCCCACTTCTTCCTCGCCACGGGCAGCCACGATCCCCTGCCCCTCTGGCTCGTCTTCGCCGCCGGAGCCCTGGTGATCCACTTCGGCGCCCTCTTCTTCGATCCGAAGCTGGAAGAGGCCCTGCCGAGCCAGGCCATCACCTGGCTGGGCGCCCTCTACCTGGGCTTCGGCCTGGGCTTCCAGCAGAAGCTCTTCATGCTGCAGGGCACCCTGCCCAAAACCGGCAGCCGCCTCATCCTGGCCCTCTTCATCATCACCTGGTTCGGCGACACCGCCGCCTACTTCGTGGGCAGCTACTTCGGGCGCCGCAAGCTGGCCCCCAAGGTCAGCCCCAAGAAGAGCTGGGAAGGGGCCTTCGGCAACCTGGGCGGCAACCTCCTGGGCGCCTTCCTCATGCAGGCCACGGTCTGCCCCGAGTGGTCCCTGGTGGATGTGGTGTCGCTGGGCCTGCTGCTGGGCATCGCGGGCCAGCTGGGCGATCTGGTGGAAAGCACCTGGAAGCGCAGCGCCGGCGTGAAGGATTCCTGCGTGGGCGTGAGCATCCCGGGCCACGGCGGCATCCTCGACCGCGTCGACAGCCTGGTCTTCGCGGCGCCGGTGCTCTATGCCTATGTCCACTTCGTGCACGGGTTCAATTAA